In Pseudoalteromonas marina, a genomic segment contains:
- the metG gene encoding methionine--tRNA ligase — protein MAQRKILITSALPYANGPTHLGHLLEYIQTDIWSRFQKLQGHETYYVCADDAHGTPIMLNAQKQGITPEEMVKNVSIERQRDFADFNIKFDNYHSTHSQENKEFSELIYNRLNDAGHIKKHTISQLFDPEKGIFLPDRFVTGTCPTCKSEDQNGDSCDSCGATYSPTELINPRSVMSGAEPILKDSEHYFFDLPAFEGMLKEWLHSGTIQQEMANKLDEWFTDGLQQWDISRDAPYFGFEIPNAPGKYFYVWLDAPIGYMASFKNLCDKKGIDFDAFWAEGSEAELYHFIGKDIIYFHSLFWPAMLEGAKFRKPTNVFAHGFVTVNGEKMSKSKGTFIKARTYLDNLNPEYLRYYYAAKLNSGIIDLDLNLEDFAQRVNSDLVGKVVNIASRCAGFITKKFDGKLSATIMQPELLEEFQAAAPSITTHFENREYSRAIREIMALADKANQFIDGAAPWVLIKDETKQQEAHDVCSLGLNLFRVLITYLKPVLPAMAQNVEAFLNDDLAWDAVKTPLVSHSINKFKPLMQRVEMDKVNKMVEESKESLEPKVTIDPNSPLAKEPISEEIEFDDFAKVDLRVAKIAKAEHVKGADKLLKLTLDLGGETRQVFAGIKSAYAPEDIEGKLTVMVANLKPRKMRFGMSEGMVLAAGPGGKEIYILNPDDGSEPGMRVM, from the coding sequence ATGGCACAGCGAAAGATCCTGATTACCAGCGCATTACCTTATGCAAATGGCCCAACCCACTTAGGTCATTTATTGGAATATATTCAAACTGATATTTGGTCACGTTTTCAAAAACTTCAAGGCCATGAAACGTATTATGTTTGCGCAGACGATGCCCACGGCACACCAATCATGCTTAATGCACAGAAGCAAGGGATCACACCTGAAGAAATGGTAAAAAATGTGAGCATTGAACGCCAACGCGACTTTGCTGATTTCAACATTAAGTTTGACAATTACCACAGCACGCATAGCCAAGAAAACAAAGAATTTAGTGAATTAATATACAACCGTTTAAACGATGCGGGCCATATAAAAAAGCACACTATTTCGCAATTATTTGACCCAGAAAAAGGCATATTTTTACCTGATCGCTTTGTAACCGGTACTTGCCCAACGTGTAAGTCTGAAGATCAAAATGGCGATAGCTGTGATTCGTGTGGCGCCACTTACAGCCCGACCGAATTAATAAACCCGCGCTCTGTCATGTCAGGTGCCGAGCCTATTTTGAAAGATTCTGAGCATTACTTTTTTGACCTACCAGCATTTGAAGGCATGCTTAAAGAATGGCTACACTCAGGTACTATTCAACAAGAAATGGCTAACAAGCTAGACGAATGGTTTACTGACGGCTTACAACAGTGGGATATCAGCCGTGATGCGCCTTACTTTGGTTTCGAAATTCCAAATGCCCCAGGTAAATACTTTTACGTATGGCTAGATGCGCCAATTGGTTACATGGCTAGCTTTAAAAACCTGTGTGATAAAAAAGGGATTGATTTTGACGCATTTTGGGCTGAAGGCTCAGAAGCAGAACTTTACCACTTTATTGGTAAAGACATTATTTACTTCCACAGCTTATTTTGGCCAGCCATGCTAGAAGGCGCTAAATTTAGAAAACCAACTAACGTATTTGCACACGGGTTCGTTACTGTAAATGGCGAAAAAATGTCTAAGTCAAAGGGCACGTTCATTAAAGCGCGTACCTACCTAGACAACCTAAATCCAGAATACTTACGTTACTATTACGCTGCAAAATTAAACAGCGGTATTATCGATCTTGATTTAAACCTAGAAGACTTTGCACAACGTGTTAATTCAGATCTGGTTGGTAAAGTCGTTAATATAGCGAGCCGTTGCGCAGGCTTTATTACCAAAAAGTTTGATGGCAAATTAAGCGCAACCATTATGCAACCAGAGCTCCTAGAAGAGTTCCAAGCTGCCGCGCCAAGTATTACCACCCATTTTGAGAACCGTGAATACAGTCGCGCAATTCGTGAAATTATGGCCCTTGCCGACAAAGCAAACCAATTTATTGATGGCGCAGCACCATGGGTATTAATTAAAGACGAAACTAAGCAACAAGAAGCTCACGATGTGTGTTCGCTTGGCCTTAACTTGTTCCGTGTTTTAATTACCTATTTAAAACCAGTACTACCGGCTATGGCCCAAAACGTAGAAGCGTTTTTAAACGATGATCTTGCTTGGGATGCAGTAAAGACGCCACTAGTAAGCCACTCAATCAATAAATTTAAACCGTTAATGCAACGCGTAGAAATGGACAAAGTAAACAAAATGGTTGAAGAATCTAAAGAAAGCCTAGAGCCGAAAGTAACAATTGACCCAAATAGCCCTCTTGCAAAAGAACCTATTAGCGAAGAAATTGAGTTTGACGATTTTGCAAAGGTAGACCTTCGTGTTGCTAAAATTGCAAAAGCAGAGCATGTAAAAGGCGCCGACAAACTACTGAAGCTAACCCTTGATTTAGGCGGCGAAACGCGTCAAGTATTCGCAGGCATTAAATCAGCATACGCTCCTGAAGACATTGAAGGTAAGCTAACAGTAATGGTTGCAAACCTTAAACCGCGTAAAATGCGTTTTGGTATGTCTGAGGGTATGGTACTTGCTGCAGGCCCTGGCGGAAAAGAAATTTATATTCTTAATCCAGACGACGGATCAGAGCCAGGAATGCGTGTAATGTAA
- a CDS encoding bifunctional 4-hydroxy-2-oxoglutarate aldolase/2-dehydro-3-deoxy-phosphogluconate aldolase translates to MPSTVSQEKTVTRNKILKHKIVAIIRLKKQSDVAPLVDCLVEAGIKVLEITSNTPGFEQEIKNARIRHQHILVGAGTITNTKLAQRAINAGAQFIVTPNTDKRIVSVAHQYNLPVLMGALTPTDISNAIEYNADIIKVFPAGSMGIDYFKALKGPFDSANLMPVGGINLNNITQWFDAGACGVAISSDFSKVITSHADKQALTQLVHDYLTDIPTD, encoded by the coding sequence ATGCCTAGCACGGTTTCTCAAGAAAAGACTGTAACTCGCAACAAAATTTTAAAGCACAAAATAGTGGCTATTATTCGATTAAAAAAGCAATCAGATGTTGCACCACTTGTCGATTGCTTAGTTGAGGCTGGTATAAAAGTGCTTGAAATCACCTCTAATACACCAGGGTTTGAGCAAGAAATTAAAAATGCACGTATTCGTCATCAACATATTTTGGTGGGTGCAGGCACCATCACAAATACTAAACTAGCTCAACGAGCCATTAATGCAGGTGCACAGTTTATAGTAACCCCTAATACTGATAAGCGTATTGTGTCAGTTGCCCATCAGTATAATTTACCTGTTTTAATGGGGGCTTTAACGCCAACAGATATCTCTAACGCGATTGAGTATAATGCGGATATTATTAAGGTATTTCCAGCAGGTAGCATGGGAATTGACTATTTTAAGGCATTAAAAGGCCCATTTGATAGCGCCAATTTAATGCCCGTTGGCGGGATAAATTTAAATAACATTACTCAGTGGTTTGACGCAGGAGCTTGCGGCGTAGCCATTAGTAGTGATTTTTCAAAAGTGATTACTAGCCACGCTGACAAGCAAGCTCTTACCCAGTTAGTTCATGACTATTTAACTGACATACCCACTGATTAA
- the lepB gene encoding signal peptidase I: MKVLYKFWKNNRSLIVFIALMSVFRSAVADWYEVPTSSMKPTIEQGDRILTDKMAYDLRVPFTHISLLKINEPQTGDIIVFDSQAADNRLIKRVIGVPGDTVSLVNNELIINGKKLNYEHVQNNIDSVDKVEILKGKKHTVRVANVPSQLAGFETITIPDDYYLAMGDNRDNSADSRVIGLIPRGELLGKANKVIVSLDYDNYYIPRKERVLLSLN, from the coding sequence ATGAAAGTGCTTTATAAATTTTGGAAAAATAATCGTTCACTCATTGTATTTATTGCCTTAATGAGTGTGTTTAGAAGTGCAGTAGCCGACTGGTATGAAGTGCCTACGAGCTCAATGAAACCTACAATTGAGCAAGGAGATAGAATTTTAACAGACAAAATGGCGTACGACTTACGAGTGCCTTTTACGCATATTTCTTTGCTTAAAATTAACGAGCCACAGACAGGGGACATTATTGTATTCGACTCACAAGCGGCAGATAACCGGTTAATTAAACGTGTTATTGGTGTGCCTGGTGATACCGTTTCTTTAGTAAATAACGAATTAATTATTAATGGCAAAAAGCTTAACTACGAACATGTGCAAAATAATATCGACTCGGTTGATAAAGTAGAGATATTAAAAGGTAAGAAGCACACCGTTAGGGTAGCAAATGTACCATCCCAATTAGCTGGCTTTGAAACGATCACCATTCCAGATGATTACTATTTAGCAATGGGGGATAACCGTGACAATAGCGCAGACTCTCGCGTAATTGGTTTAATCCCTCGTGGTGAACTACTCGGAAAAGCAAATAAGGTCATTGTTTCGCTTGATTACGATAATTACTACATACCAAGGAAAGAGCGTGTACTGCTCTCTTTAAACTAA
- a CDS encoding fasciclin domain-containing protein, which produces MFKKITTAILITAASIGFSFSAQANHHGMKKDVVDVAVENGSFTTLVAAVKAAGLVDTLKGKGPFTIFAPTDAAFSKLPDGTVEMLLKPENKEKLTAVLTYHVVAGKIMAKEVAKLDSAKTLQGQSVMIKTNMGVMVNDANVMMPDVKASNGVIHVIDTVLLPKE; this is translated from the coding sequence ATGTTTAAGAAGATAACCACCGCAATTTTAATTACCGCCGCAAGCATAGGGTTTTCATTTTCTGCACAAGCCAACCATCATGGCATGAAGAAAGATGTGGTTGATGTTGCGGTTGAAAATGGCTCGTTCACAACACTTGTTGCAGCCGTAAAAGCAGCCGGTTTAGTTGATACTCTAAAAGGCAAAGGGCCATTCACTATTTTTGCACCAACTGATGCCGCTTTCTCAAAGTTACCTGACGGTACCGTTGAGATGCTGTTAAAGCCAGAAAACAAAGAGAAGTTAACGGCAGTGCTAACCTACCATGTTGTCGCTGGAAAAATAATGGCAAAAGAGGTGGCTAAGTTAGATAGTGCCAAAACACTCCAGGGGCAGTCGGTAATGATTAAAACAAACATGGGTGTGATGGTAAACGACGCTAACGTGATGATGCCAGATGTTAAAGCAAGTAATGGCGTAATCCATGTAATTGACACTGTTCTTCTTCCAAAAGAATAA
- a CDS encoding DUF2999 family protein — MNPIIAILKEHNVSDDKVKALFEAFTQNPMMAMALVQELGIPPEKLQQLMAVVMTQPHLIKEATDELGLDFEKVKEAKEKLNQ; from the coding sequence ATGAATCCAATAATTGCAATTTTAAAAGAACATAATGTAAGTGATGACAAAGTAAAAGCGTTATTCGAGGCGTTTACACAAAACCCAATGATGGCTATGGCGCTTGTACAGGAGCTTGGCATACCGCCTGAAAAGCTTCAGCAATTAATGGCTGTTGTTATGACACAACCTCACTTAATCAAAGAGGCTACCGATGAGTTAGGTTTAGACTTTGAAAAAGTAAAAGAAGCGAAAGAAAAGCTTAATCAGTAA